GCTGGCTGAGGCCCTTGTCGGGCATTTTCGCGGCGGTCTGGCTCATTCCAACATGGTCGCGTCGGTGTTTTTCTCCGGTATCACAGGCGCTGCCACGGCCGATGCGGCGGCCTTTGGCCGCACGCTGGTACCGCAAATGGTGGCGCAGGGCTACAGTCGCCCCTATGCCTGTGCGGTGACCGCAGCAGGCTCCATTATCGGGCCTACCATTCCGCCTTCCGGTTTGATGGTGCTGTACGGATCGCTGATGGGGGTCTCCATTGGTGGGCTGTTCGCCACAGGTATCCTGCCGGGCCTGATGATCTGTGTGGTGTGCATGATCATCATTGCCGCCTTCGGCAAGCGCAAGAATCTGCCCAAGGCTGAACAGCGTGCTTCCCTGAAACGGATCCTGCGTCTGACCAGAGAGTCGGCCTTTGCCCTGGTGATGCCGCTACTGATTCTTGGCGGCATCGTCAGCGGTATCGTCACGCCCACTGAAGCGGCTTCCGTGGCAGTGGCCTATGCCCTGATTGTCGGTGCACTGATCTATCGCAATCTGCGCTGGCATGACCTGTTCCATATGCTGGTGCACACCGCCCGTATCTCCGCCGTGATCTACCTGATCATCGGAGCGGCCACCATTTTTGGCTGGTGGCTGAGCTTCAACCAGATCCCTCAGGCCATCGCTGCGGGCCTGCTGAGCCTGACGTCCGATCCGCAGATGGTGCTGCTGATGATCATCGGCTTCCTGCTGGTGGTGGGCATGATTATGGATATCAACGCCATGCTGATCATTCTTGGTCCGGTGCTGGTGCCCCTGACCCAGCAGATCGGTATGGACCCGTTGCATGCCGGGATCGTTTTCGTTCTGGCGCTGAATATTTCCCTGATGACACCACCGGTGGGCGCCTGCCTGTTCGTGCTGTCTTCAGTCACCGGCGAGCGTCTGGAGAATATCTCCAGAGAGCTGATGCCTTTCCTGCTGGGGGAGGTAGCACTGCTGCTGTTCTTCGCCTTCAACCCGCAGATCACGCTGTTTATTCCACGCCTGCTTGGCTACTGAGCGCGCAACCTGCGCACCTTACAGACCGAGCAATAAAGAAGAATCTCTTCGCCGTGCGATGAGTATGCCCGCGCCGTTGATGGTGACGGCCAGGGCATCTGACAACCAGAAAATCCAATAAACGACCAGCAAAGCAAATAACAACAAACCCACAACATAAGCCCTGATAGCTGAAATAAGACCAACCCATTGATGGAGTAGCAAAGCGATGCAAAGGCTGATGAACAAACTGGCAGTAGGACTCCTGGCCACTTCCGTGCTGACGGCCCCGCTGATGGCCCACGCCGAGAAAGTGTTGCGTTTCGGACATGACAACAAGCAAGACATGTTTGAGAACCCGGCAGCGGCATTTACCGGTGTCTTCAAGAACATCGTTGAATCGGCCAGTAACGGCAGTATCAAAGTGGAGATTTATCCCAGCAACCAGCTGGGGAGTGCCAAGGAACACGTACAGATGGTGCGTGATGGCGTCATGCAGGGGACGCTGGCTTCGGTGGGCGCCATGGCTAGTTACTATCCCCGTATCGGCGTGATGAACGTGCCCTTTGCCTTTGACAGCAATGCGGCCACCTATGAGGTGCTGGACGGACCTTTTGGCAAGGCCATGGCCGACGATATGGAAAAGCAGCTGGGTAATATCAAGGTGCTGGGCTTCCCTGACACCGGCGGCTTCTTCTCCATTACTAACTCCAAGCGCCCCATCACCACGCTGGATGATTTCAAAGGGGTACGCATTCGTACCATGACCCTGCCTGCCCATGAAAAGCTGATCCAGTCGCTGGGTGGTGAGGCCTATCCGCTGGCCTGGGGTGAAGTGTACTCGGCCCTGCAGACAGGGGTTATTGATGGGCAGATGAACCCTGTCCCCACTGTCACCTTCGCCCACTTCGATGAGGTGCAGAAATACCTGACGCTCACCAACCACCTGTTCTCACCCTATACGCTGCTGCTGAACAAGGACTTCTACGACAGCCTGACCGATGACGAGAAGCGCATCATCAGCTACGCCGCTGAGTCCGGCATTGTCGCCAGCCGTGGTGTCTCCCGGGTGATCGAGGCGTCAGACCGGGGGCTGGCCGGATTGCAGAAGAGCATGAAGATCAACGCCCTGTCGCCCGAAGTACGCGCCAGGCTGCGTGAAACATCACAGCCTGCCGTGCTTGAGCAGATCCGTCAGGACATCGGCGCCGATGGTGAGCCCATGCTGGATCTGTTCCTTGATGAAGTGAAAAAGGCCAACGCCCATAACTACATGCAGTAATCCTGTCACCTGCTCTCGCGGTGGGATGCAGGACAGGAGCCCGGCGAGCCAGCACTGCAGCTGGCTCGCCTTCAATGTCAGCTGTTCCGATCCAGCCGCCTGATGGGTGGCCATACACAGAGGTTAATCATGAACGTGTTTGTTGCCTCTCTGGCGACCGAGACCAACACCTTTTCGCCGGTCTATACGGACATACACTCTTTCAGAGAGAGCTTTTATGCGGCGCCGGGTGAGCACCCGGACACGCCGACACTGTGCAGTGCACCTTTTATTGCCTGCCGGGAGCTGATCAGAGCGGAAGGCTGGTCACTGGTTGAAGGCACGGCCACCTGGGCAGAACCGGGTGGGCTGGTCAACCGTCAGACCTACGAGCAGCTGCGTGACGAAATCCTGGCGCAGTTGCGCGCCGCCATGCCGGTACAGGGTGTGATTCTGGGGTTGCATGGCGCCATGGTGGCGGATGGTTATCTGGATTGCGAAGGCGATTTGCTGGAGCGTGTGCGGGCTATAGTCGGCCCGGATGTCACGATTGCGGCGGAGTTTGATCCGCACAGCCATCTGACCGAAAAGCGCTTTAACAACTGTGATCTGATGGTGGCGTTCAAAGAGTTCCCTCATGTCGACTTTCTTGACCGCGCATACGATCTGGTGCGTCTGGCCGTGCGCCATATGAAGGGGGAAATCATCCCGACCAAGGCCATGTTTGACTGCCGCATGATCGAAGTGCTGCCGACCAGTCGTGAGCCCATGCGCAGTTTTGTTGACCGCCTGCAACAGCTGGAACAGCAGCCGGGCGTTCTGACTATTTCCGTGATTCACGGCTTCATGGCAGGTGATGTGCCGGAAATGGGCACCCGGGTACTGGTCATCACCGATAATGATCCGGCACGGGCGACGCAGCTGGCGGATACGCTGGGTATGGAGCTGTATTCCTTCCGGGGCACCACGCGGCCTCCGTATCTGGCGCCTGTCGATGCCGTGCAGGAGGTGATCAGCTCGCCTCATCAGCCCGTCGTGCTGGCGGATGTCTGGGACAATCCCGGCGGTGGTGTGGCTGGAGATGCCACCTTGTTATTACGTGCCCTGCTGGATGCCGGTGTGAATGATGCGGCGGTGGGGACCATCTGGGATCCGATGGCAGTGCGTTTTTGTCTGGCGGCAGGTGAGGGTGCTGTGATTAAGCTGCGCTTTGGCGGCAAGTCCTGTGATAACGGCGGCGCACCGGTGGATGCCTGGGTAGAAATCAAGCGCACTGTCCGTGAGGCAGTGCAGGATTTTGGTGAATCCGTGGTGCCCATGGGGGATGCCGTGTGGATTCGCCTGCAGGGCACCGAGATGGATATCATCCTCAACTCCAACCGGGCGCAGGCCTTCTCGCCCACCCTGTTCAGCAATATGGGTATCGATCCGCTGAGCAAACCTATCCTGCTGATCAAGTCCACTAACCATTTCTACGATGCGTTTTCCCGCATCAGCCAGCACATCGTTTACTGCGATGCCGGTGCACCCTACCCGAGCAATCCGAAGACTAATGACTATCGTCATCTGTCCCGGCCTATCTGGCCTATTGTTGAGCACCCTCATGCTGCAGCGAGCACTGTTATCAGCGAGGTAAGTACATGAACCAGTTTACTGATCTTGATACGCCCTGCGTGGTGATTGACGAAGACCGGGTGGAGCGGAATATCCAGCGCTTTCAGGCATTCTGCCAGCAACACGGGGTGCAGCTACGGCCACATATCAAGACGCACAAACTACCCTATATAGCGCATAAGCAGCTGGCAGCCGGTGCCTGTGGTATTACCTGTCAGAAGATTGGCGAGGCGGAAGTGTTTGCCGACGCAGGCTTCGATGACATCCTGCTGACCTTCAACATTGTCGGCGAGCCCAAGCTGCAACGGCTGCTGGCATTGGCACGGCGTATCAGGCTGACGGTGGTAGCTGACAGTCGGACCGTCGTTGAGGGGCTGGCCCGGGCGATGGCTGGCACTGATGCAGAGCTGGGAGTCATGGTGGAGTGTGACACCGGGGCAGGGCGCTGCGGTGTGCAGACCCCTGCTCAGGCATTACAGCTGGCCGAGATGATTCAGGCCAGCCGCGGCCTGACCTTTCGCGGCCTGATGACCTACCCTAAGGCGTTCAGCGAACCAAAGGTCGAGGCCTGGTATCGCGCTACGCAGAGGCTGTTTAACCAGCATGATCTGTTTATTCCCTGTTTCAGCAGTGGCGGTACGCCGAGTATGTGGCATCTGGCGCAGGCACCGATGGTGACCGAGTACCGGATCGGCACCTATGTCTATCAGGACCGCTCACAGATTGCAGCTGGCGCCTGCACGGCAGAGGACTGTGCGCTGCATGTGCTGGCAACCGTGGTCAGTATGCCTGTCGCAGGGCGGGTGATTATTGATGCGGGCAGCAAGGCGCTGACATCGGATCTGCTCGGTCTGGAGGGATACGGTCAGGTAGTGGGCTATCCGCAGGCGCGGGTCGTGGGGCTCAGTGAGGAGCACGGCACGCTGGATACTACAGGCTGCGCGCAGCAACCACAGATTGGTGATCAGCTGTTGCTGTTGCCCAATCATGCCTGCCCGGTGTCCAACCTGTTCGACGAGGTGTATTTCTATCGCAGGGACAGTCGGGGTGAAGCCAGAGTCGAGCGGTGTGAGCGGGTCGCTGCGCGGGGCAAAGTCACTTAGCAGGCTGTTGAAAAACGTCATCGAGGCAGCCGAGACAAGGAAATACCCCGAGGGCACAAGAAACAGGCGAAAGAGCGGAGTTTAGTGAGCTAAATGAGCATTTGACTCGCTCCGCTCGCCCCTTCGGGGCCGTGCTAAAGCACGTTCAGCCTTTGGCTGTGAGCCTGTTTTTGACGCGGTATTCGGCAACGCAGATAGATTTTCAACGACCTGTTCGAACGTTTTTAACAGGAGTCGACGGCACGGCAGATCGCCGGCGGAGGCTGCTAACTGCAACTTTGACGTGTAAAAGGGCAACGTAAGTTTGCGTTAAGGTTGATTATCTAACCTCTGATCACTAGCTAACATCTTGGTTGGTTCAACACTCCAGCGGGAGTACGGAGGTTCCATGAATATCAATTCGGTGAGTGGCGGTGCTGATTATTATGGCCCGCAATCCCTGCAGTCAAAGCCCGAGTCTGCAGAGCCCAAGACTGCCGGACCTGATCGAGATGGCGACAGCGATGACAAAGCTGTTGCTGCCAGCTCAGGCAGTTCGGCGCCTACAACGAATGCAAGCGGTCAGACTATTGGTCAAATCCTGAACGTGACTGCCTGATCGACCTCTACTGAAAGCTCTGGATACCCCCTTCATCCAGGGCTTTTCTTTTTTTACCGCCATAAGCCTCCTGTCAAACGTCCCTCCCTGTGTCTCCGACAATCAAAATGCCTCCCGGTAGTGCGTTTTGCACCCTGAGTGATCTGCTGTTGGGCGAAGCTGCTGCCAGCTGACGTGCTTTTCATGCTGAACAGTGCTGGCAGCGGGCTCAGTGATGTTAAAAATAGCTGAAATATCAACCCTTTACTTATTCTGACTGGCGGTACAATGAAATTGGCACGCGATCTGCTTTAGTGACAGTGAGTTTGGGGAATGGCAGGAAGCCATCGCGAAGGGACCTCGCATTAATTACAGCAGTGTTGATCCGGTTACGTTGTAGGGTCAGCACACGAACGAAGGCGTTCTCACTCTGAATAACATCAGAGGGGAACGCCTTTTTTGTTTTCTGCTTCTGGAAAAAGCGTGCCACTGAGCATCGGCCCAGCCGTTCAGCAGGCAAGCCAAGAGGGGATGCACGAGATGACAGCAGAACGCCTTCTCATTGTCGGCAACGGCATGGCCGCAGACCGCCTGCTTGATGAGCTCTATCACCATTGTCCCGGCCGTTATGCCATCACCCTCTGTGGTGAAGAAAACAGCGCCGCCTATAACCGCATTCTGCTGTCACCCTATCTGACTGGTGAGTACAACGAGCAGGATCTGTTTCTGAAGACACATCACTGGTATCGCGAGCGTGGCATTGAGGTTCACATCGGCGGTGCGGTTGAACAGCTGCATGTTGAGCAGGGTTTTGCCATGACCAACGATGGCCGTCGCCATGACTTTGACCGGCTGGTAATGGCTACCGGTTCCTTACCGCTGTCACTCGGGGTTGAAGGTGAGCAGCTGCCCGGCGTGATGGCGTTTCGCACCCTGGCAGATGCCCGTTATCTGCGGCAGCTGCCCGCAGCATGCAGGCAGGTAGTGGTGATTGGTGGTGGTTTGCTGGGTATTGAGGCGGCCTACGGTCTGGTGCAGCAGGGCAAGCAGGTCACTCTGTTGCAGCGTGGTCAATGGCTGCTGAACCGACAGCTGGATGAAGTGGCGGGCGGCTACTTGCAGCGTCACCTGCAGCGACTCGGCATTGAGGTTCGCCTCGGCGCCAGTACCCGACGCTTTATCGGCGCAGAGCATCTGGAAGCACTGGAGCTGAATGATGGCGAAATTCTCTTCGCCGATCTGGCAGTGCAGGCACTGGGGGTGACGCCACGCACCGAGCTGGCCCGACAGGCTGGGCTGCAGATAGACAAAGGCATTCTGGTCAACGACCAGATGGCCACCAGCGCCAGCGGTGTTTATGCCCTGGGCGAGTGCTGCCAGTGGCAAAGCCAGACCTTCGGCCTGGTCGCACCGATCTGGGATCAGGCCAGAGTGCTGGCCCGTGCGCTGGCCGGGGAGCAGGACGGTTATCGCTATCAGGACTTCGCGACCAGGCTCAAGGTTTCCGGTATCGATCTGCTGGCTGCCGGAGCGACCAGTAGCGACCGCTGTCTGACCTATGAAGACCATGATATGGGCCACTACCGCCGGATTAATCTGGATGAGCAGGGGCGTATCAGCGGCATCGTGCTCTATGGCGACGTCAGTGCCGGCAATGCCTTCGTGGACTTGATGAAACAACAAAAAGAGGTCAGCCATCTCGGCACTGACCTGATATTCGGACCGCAACCCACTGCGTTTCAGGCTGAGCCTGAGGTGGTGGAAGAAGCAAATGAACCCGTGGCATCGGCCGCTTGAGATGGGCATGAGGAAACACAGATGAGCAAAGCCAAACTAATCGTTGTCGGCAACGGCATGGTCGGCCACCAGTACCTGCAATCCCTGGCTGATCAGGGCGGGCTGAATCACTATGAAGTAACGGTTATCTCCGGTGAACCTCGTGTCGCCTACGACCGTGTCCATCTCTCTGAGTTCTTCAGTGGCCGCAGTGCTGCCGAACTGTCCATGGTGGCTCCGGATCAGTACGAAAACTGGGGCCTGAACGTGGTGCTGGGCGACCCGGTAGTGGCTGTTGATCGCAGCAGCAAAACACTGACGCTGAAAAGTGGCAGCGAGTTCCGCTATGACGCGCTGGTGCTGGCCACCGGCTCCTATCCCTTTGTGCCTCCGGTGCCGGGGCATGATCGCGAGCATTGCCTTGTTTATCGCACCATTGAAGATCTGGAAGCCATCATGGCCTCGGCGCAGGGCGCCAGAACTGGCGTGGTGGTCGGTGGCGGCCTGCTGGGTCTGGAAGCGGCCAAAGCATTGCGTGATCTCGGGCTGGAAACTCATGTGGTGGAGTTTGCTCCACGTCTGATGGCCGTACAGCTGGATGATGCTGGCGGTGCGTTGCTGCGCTCCAAGATCGAATCACTGGGTGTCAAAGTGCATACCTGCAAGAACACTCAGGTGATCGAGGATGGCGAGCAGGCACGTCATCGCATGGTGTTTGCCGATGGTGAGGTGCTGGAAACCGATCTGATCCTGTTTTCGGCAGGGATCAGGCCACAGGATGCGCTGGCACGCCAGTCATCGCTGGAGCTGGGCGAGCGGGGCGGCATTGCTATCAACAATCAGTGCCAGACATCCGATCCGGCCATTTACGCTATCGGTGAATGTGCCCTGTGGAACAGGCAGATATTCGGGCTGGTCGCTCCGGGCTATCAGATGGCCAAGGTCGCTGTCAGCCATCTGCTTGGCGGTGAAGACAGCTTCACCGGGGCAGACATGAGCACCAAACTCAAACTGCTGGGTGTTGATGTCGCCAGTATTGGTGATGCCCATGGCCGCAGCGCAGGCAGCCGCAGTTATGTGTACCTCAATGAGCGTACCGAGGTGTACAAGAAGATTGTGGTGGATGCGGAGGGTAAACATCTGCTCGGCGCCATTCTGGTGGGGGATGCGGAAGATTACGGCACGCTGTTGCAGTACGCGCTGAATGGCATTGAACTGCCAAAAAATCCTGAAGGTCTGATCCTGCCGGTCAGTGAAGGCGGTAAGCCTGCCGGTCTCGGTGTAGCTGCACTACCTGCCACTGCGGCAATCTGTTCCTGCCACGGCGTATGCAAGGGCGATATTGTCGCTGCGCTGGATGCGGGCTGTGTCGATGTGGGTGGGGTGAAAGCGGCAACCAAGGCGGCCACCGGTTGCGGTGGCTGCTCAGCGCTGCTGACTCAGGTAGTCAACCATGAGCTGGCCAGTCGCGGAGTGGAAGTCAGCAAGGATATCTGCGAGCACTTCCCGTACTCCCGTCAGGAGCTGTTCACGCTGGTCAGATATGGCCAGATCAAAACCTTCAACGAGCTGATCAGCAAGCACGGCAAGGGCCACGGTTGCGACATCTGCAAACCGGCGGTGGCTTCCATTCTGGCCTCCTGCTGGAACGAGCATGTGCTGAAAAAGCCCCACCGTGGTCTGCAGGACACCAATGACCGTTTTCTGGCGAACATGCAGAAAAACGGCACCTATTCCGTCGTGCCCCGTATTCCCGGTGGTGAAATTACACCGGAAAAACTCATCGTCATCGGTCAGGTG
This genomic interval from Pokkaliibacter sp. MBI-7 contains the following:
- a CDS encoding TRAP transporter large permease; translation: MAIGITLLALLLIGAPVAIALGTAGLIGLFSMGGWHFAELAPGKVFNGLNIFPFLAMPFFILAGEIMNHTGITSRLILLAEALVGHFRGGLAHSNMVASVFFSGITGAATADAAAFGRTLVPQMVAQGYSRPYACAVTAAGSIIGPTIPPSGLMVLYGSLMGVSIGGLFATGILPGLMICVVCMIIIAAFGKRKNLPKAEQRASLKRILRLTRESAFALVMPLLILGGIVSGIVTPTEAASVAVAYALIVGALIYRNLRWHDLFHMLVHTARISAVIYLIIGAATIFGWWLSFNQIPQAIAAGLLSLTSDPQMVLLMIIGFLLVVGMIMDINAMLIILGPVLVPLTQQIGMDPLHAGIVFVLALNISLMTPPVGACLFVLSSVTGERLENISRELMPFLLGEVALLLFFAFNPQITLFIPRLLGY
- a CDS encoding DctP family TRAP transporter solute-binding subunit translates to MNKLAVGLLATSVLTAPLMAHAEKVLRFGHDNKQDMFENPAAAFTGVFKNIVESASNGSIKVEIYPSNQLGSAKEHVQMVRDGVMQGTLASVGAMASYYPRIGVMNVPFAFDSNAATYEVLDGPFGKAMADDMEKQLGNIKVLGFPDTGGFFSITNSKRPITTLDDFKGVRIRTMTLPAHEKLIQSLGGEAYPLAWGEVYSALQTGVIDGQMNPVPTVTFAHFDEVQKYLTLTNHLFSPYTLLLNKDFYDSLTDDEKRIISYAAESGIVASRGVSRVIEASDRGLAGLQKSMKINALSPEVRARLRETSQPAVLEQIRQDIGADGEPMLDLFLDEVKKANAHNYMQ
- a CDS encoding M81 family metallopeptidase encodes the protein MNVFVASLATETNTFSPVYTDIHSFRESFYAAPGEHPDTPTLCSAPFIACRELIRAEGWSLVEGTATWAEPGGLVNRQTYEQLRDEILAQLRAAMPVQGVILGLHGAMVADGYLDCEGDLLERVRAIVGPDVTIAAEFDPHSHLTEKRFNNCDLMVAFKEFPHVDFLDRAYDLVRLAVRHMKGEIIPTKAMFDCRMIEVLPTSREPMRSFVDRLQQLEQQPGVLTISVIHGFMAGDVPEMGTRVLVITDNDPARATQLADTLGMELYSFRGTTRPPYLAPVDAVQEVISSPHQPVVLADVWDNPGGGVAGDATLLLRALLDAGVNDAAVGTIWDPMAVRFCLAAGEGAVIKLRFGGKSCDNGGAPVDAWVEIKRTVREAVQDFGESVVPMGDAVWIRLQGTEMDIILNSNRAQAFSPTLFSNMGIDPLSKPILLIKSTNHFYDAFSRISQHIVYCDAGAPYPSNPKTNDYRHLSRPIWPIVEHPHAAASTVISEVST
- a CDS encoding D-TA family PLP-dependent enzyme, coding for MNQFTDLDTPCVVIDEDRVERNIQRFQAFCQQHGVQLRPHIKTHKLPYIAHKQLAAGACGITCQKIGEAEVFADAGFDDILLTFNIVGEPKLQRLLALARRIRLTVVADSRTVVEGLARAMAGTDAELGVMVECDTGAGRCGVQTPAQALQLAEMIQASRGLTFRGLMTYPKAFSEPKVEAWYRATQRLFNQHDLFIPCFSSGGTPSMWHLAQAPMVTEYRIGTYVYQDRSQIAAGACTAEDCALHVLATVVSMPVAGRVIIDAGSKALTSDLLGLEGYGQVVGYPQARVVGLSEEHGTLDTTGCAQQPQIGDQLLLLPNHACPVSNLFDEVYFYRRDSRGEARVERCERVAARGKVT
- a CDS encoding FAD-dependent oxidoreductase encodes the protein MTAERLLIVGNGMAADRLLDELYHHCPGRYAITLCGEENSAAYNRILLSPYLTGEYNEQDLFLKTHHWYRERGIEVHIGGAVEQLHVEQGFAMTNDGRRHDFDRLVMATGSLPLSLGVEGEQLPGVMAFRTLADARYLRQLPAACRQVVVIGGGLLGIEAAYGLVQQGKQVTLLQRGQWLLNRQLDEVAGGYLQRHLQRLGIEVRLGASTRRFIGAEHLEALELNDGEILFADLAVQALGVTPRTELARQAGLQIDKGILVNDQMATSASGVYALGECCQWQSQTFGLVAPIWDQARVLARALAGEQDGYRYQDFATRLKVSGIDLLAAGATSSDRCLTYEDHDMGHYRRINLDEQGRISGIVLYGDVSAGNAFVDLMKQQKEVSHLGTDLIFGPQPTAFQAEPEVVEEANEPVASAA
- the nirB gene encoding nitrite reductase large subunit NirB; amino-acid sequence: MSKAKLIVVGNGMVGHQYLQSLADQGGLNHYEVTVISGEPRVAYDRVHLSEFFSGRSAAELSMVAPDQYENWGLNVVLGDPVVAVDRSSKTLTLKSGSEFRYDALVLATGSYPFVPPVPGHDREHCLVYRTIEDLEAIMASAQGARTGVVVGGGLLGLEAAKALRDLGLETHVVEFAPRLMAVQLDDAGGALLRSKIESLGVKVHTCKNTQVIEDGEQARHRMVFADGEVLETDLILFSAGIRPQDALARQSSLELGERGGIAINNQCQTSDPAIYAIGECALWNRQIFGLVAPGYQMAKVAVSHLLGGEDSFTGADMSTKLKLLGVDVASIGDAHGRSAGSRSYVYLNERTEVYKKIVVDAEGKHLLGAILVGDAEDYGTLLQYALNGIELPKNPEGLILPVSEGGKPAGLGVAALPATAAICSCHGVCKGDIVAALDAGCVDVGGVKAATKAATGCGGCSALLTQVVNHELASRGVEVSKDICEHFPYSRQELFTLVRYGQIKTFNELISKHGKGHGCDICKPAVASILASCWNEHVLKKPHRGLQDTNDRFLANMQKNGTYSVVPRIPGGEITPEKLIVIGQVAKKYELYTKITGGQRIDLFGARLEDLPAIWGELIDAGFETGQAYGKSVRTVKSCVGSTWCRYGVQDSVKLALDIENRYKGLRSPHKLKFAVSGCTRECAEAQSKDIGVIATEHGWNLYVCGNGGMKPRHADLFATDLDTETLIRYIDRILMFYVKTADRLQRTSVWLDNMEGGLEYLQQVIIEDSLGLGAELESHMASVVDTFECEWKATLNDPEKLKRFRPFINSAEKDSGIVMVEERGQLRPATQAEKGDLIPLAKVG